In the genome of Plasmodium gaboni strain SY75 chromosome 2, whole genome shotgun sequence, the window ACAAGAAGAAAATGACCAACGAGATGATGATCAGGATAATGATATAAGTCCGTATAAACGTCATTCCAGGGATGATGCatataacaaaattataaataataattactttagattaaaagaaatatatatgaaagAAGAAAGtgatttattaaatgaaaataatgataaaaataaacatggagatttttataacataaaaaGTGACGATCttaataattcaaatattGGAGTAAGACAaagaaaaaggaaaaaaaaaaaaaaagaaaaaattaaagcaaaaagaagaaaaaataaaggatATGTATACGAAGTAGAAGATCATCTAGataatattacattatttaatatatatgaagataatattgctttatataattatgtatttaATTTGGATGTTAAAAATTTCCTTTATAAAAAGGGATTATTAGACAATTCTTACAAAATAGCAAACAATAATcaaattgaaaataaaaaaaatagtaatattatcaataaTTTGAATACACCACGTATAATTAATTCAATATCATCTGaaagaattataaaaacagAATACCAACATGGTActcaaaaatatataaataatattaaaaatgatataaacGAAAAAAGGTATAATGATCATGTTGATCATATTAATAAGGTtgaaaaggaaaataatatatacaatgGAGCTGATCCGAGTGAAAAAAGGCATTCGCTCCAAAATAATTTACAagaatttaataataaaattgtCAAAAGCTcaagtaataataattattcatttgAGAGTGTAATAAAAGATGAAATAGATAAATTAGAcgatgatgatgatgataataatacaaataaatgGAATGAAATTAagaagagaaaaaaaaaattcaaaaaagaaaaaaaaaaaataataaataatactTCAGCAGTTTTTCAAAATGgatttttaaaaaattcaaataattcATTTCAAAATCAAGAAATAGAAGATGATAAGAACAAAAACAACAACATCAACAtcaacaacaataataataataataataataattacaattacaattacaataataatgataatataaatatatataacgagatgataaaaaaaaaatatgtgctcgataataattatacaaaatatttcttttatatatttactcTAGATATGTTACCAAGCATAAAATTTGAAACATTCTATGAGAAAAATAACGAGCACACAGATTTTAatcaatattataaattttattcGAACACTGATGATGATACagatataaatacaataaaaaaaaaaaatgtcaaaaataaaaaaaaatatggaaacCTTCTGattaaaaattatagtAATCATAATGAATACAGTTATTTAgaatatgatgaaaataaaaattatgaaatgaataaaaaggaaaagcTACTTACTGAAAATAATCAATATGATATGcatataaaagataatatatattataatgatgataatgatgGTGATGGAACGCAAACAAAAAAAGGGTCGTCTTTTTTgtctaataataatattaataagaATAAGTATAAGAAGgaagaaaataaaacaCACATTATAGGATATATGGATCATGTGAATAAGGAAAATAGTGTGAAGGAATTAAAAAAACGAAAcacattttataataacaGCGATCAATTATACACCTTCGAAGTcaaaaataatgatataataaagaatgAGAAAAGACAatcaaattattatgtgGAAGAACAAATTATAAGTGGGAATAGAAAAATTGAGAACGAAGATAAGCATTTAAAGAAACATTATGATGAGAATgatataagaaaaaaaaaaaggaaaaaagaaaaagaagaaaaacaacaaaaaagtaaaagtaaaaatacatatttaaataatttatctagaagttatatttatttaattaaaagaataaatttattttctgaaaataataatgaagtAGATATAATGTATGAAAAGATAAATAAAGCATTTAtagatttatataatatttttatattttatatatttattcataatttATTCCCATGTTGTATATGCAGTATAAGATtaaatttttcatttatatcttttGATATATTAGAAGTTATGTTAACAGGCCATTTAATAAAagttaaaaataataatgcTATCAATTTAGAATTacaaaatatgaataagTCAGTACaagaaaatttattaaaacatttttttaaacatttagaaaattattatatagaaaaatcAGAGCTATTCaattatacaaatatgttttcaaataatatagataaaatcattttaaaaaaaaaaaacaaaagtGATATTTCTCAATTTGGCTATATTACTAAACGAAGAACTAGTATGATGAAAAGTCAAAGAAGTATATGGACATTTCTTTTCACTAAAATATTCCATTCTCCactttttaattttacttcgaaaataaaaaatatattttctaaaaaaaataaaaaaacacaAAAACGAAAAGATTTAGAGAATgagaaagaaaaagaaaaagcaaaatataaacaaaaaaaaaatcacaacaacaacaataataataataataataatattattattcctatgaataaaaatatcgATTCCAAAGAAAtagaaaaacaaaataaaaaaaaaaataaattacaattattacttaaaaaaactgataaaaaaaatatgaatccatcacaaattaataataatattaatgatagcatattcttatttgatcaattaaaaaattatattatattagaaaatcgtaaagttttttttgaaaattatatggaaaatgaattttcttcaattattattacacctttaaatgtattacctcatgttattattaaaaaatattttggtgttatatcattacatatagttaaagaaaatattaactTAAAAAAGTTCgattttttttatcaaagTCTTATATcagatatattatttatagCAAAATcacatattaaaaatattggTGCTAATTTAATTTCCTCATTTAAAATAACAAACTTGTTTTTGAGAGAAGAAAAATCACATGGTTATGCCCTCATAAGTATATGTGGGGACGTCGCCAAATTTTGACCCCCCAATGGGCCttacaataataataaaaaaaaaggtacatatgttatatatatgtatatatatatatatatatataagtattttttaattttttaattttaaaatttttatatttttatatttttatagtaTACATAAACAAAtgtctttttttctttttttctttttttttttaaacatatataaaatatggctaataatgtttttataaaactTGACATATAGTGTccataaaaaaaaaaaaaaaaaaaaaatataaacatacaaataacatatatatatatatatatatatatatatttattatatacttctaattattttaaattctAAATAACGTTTTGAATTTTCTTAAATTATATCATGTAAggatatatttttttaagcacatttatatgtttatcAAACAAGGTGCACGATTTAGTCCTTTCCTATTTTTTGTGGTACGGTTTTTActtttatgtttttttttgttttttttgattattCAAAAAGTATTCTCCTGTTTCCATTTGTATATCAATTTTACGAGGTAATTGATCTGGTGGGAAGACagatttatttttctttttcttgttatctaatttttctttaattttttttctttggacatttctttttttaaaatttgGTAGAAATTTTTCCcaattttcatttttgaattgttcatttttttctaattctCTTTTTGCAATAAGTTcttttatatgataaacaggatgtatatttttcatacaatcaataataattcttc includes:
- a CDS encoding hypothetical protein (conserved Plasmodium protein, unknown function~part of same gene as PGSY75_0208100A.1~transcript variant 1; alternatively spliced~gap found within coding sequence), producing VLLLGTTFFPNNSPYYIEQIIDFANELKIVNDPEYDWKDLIRSNRNSNEARCDVIQNSFMQTRKLIGKKAKLLGGNAILGYQEHLNLEGSTTNKICIRITGTVVKLGIKNLNEINNINIKQNSTIKNILRNNEFFFENNMERNKDMKYNKRESLQPNASYNFVDVMLLTLDSLPDNIKYTYGGLVASKAVKILHPRLTEEQRDEWLLEIRDELKSNAKFLSCNVVLGYKEDTYIFSDVIVLFCYGTAINILPSFFYDEKIISFINKDVPKTNMFKSNSINSHKNVNCIYLHSASDENENNKVPCRVCKESFVPKIYISSAVIPQDLALIGNGFLISAFVIYPLKKHYGEYLASEISEILPFLELNLHKQIICKLLVNGFNSIFDYNLKLCFNQNYLFGYCYGTGMCTYGIYSDNKFLIKSNYKDNFYIRNKCMGALELKGIYDNINYRSFFCKNKSLISPVYLKGDIIYNNDINMEKNNKQSYYHMNNKRSKENSGFYNSEINAINDIMNSYENDGGKKKVQRQKKDQQEYDENDTYKKKNKERYDEDNNSEEPEEKQKLEEEQEENDQRDDDQDNDISPYKRHSRDDAYNKIINNNYFRLKEIYMKEESDLLNENNDKNKHGDFYNIKSDDLNNSNIGVRQRKRKKKKKEKIKAKRRKNKGYVYEVEDHLDNITLFNIYEDNIALYNYVFNLDVKNFLYKKGLLDNSYKIANNNQIENKKNSNIINNLNTPRIINSISSERIIKTEYQHGTQKYINNIKNDINEKRYNDHVDHINKVEKENNIYNGADPSEKRHSLQNNLQEFNNKIVKSSSNNNYSFESVIKDEIDKLDDDDDDNNTNKWNEIKKRKKKFKKEKKKIINNTSAVFQNGFLKNSNNSFQNQEIEDDKNKNNNININNNNNNNNNNYNYNYNNNDNINIYNEMIKKKYVLDNNYTKYFFYIFTLDMLPSIKFETFYEKNNEHTDFNQYYKFYSNTDDDTDINTIKKKNVKNKKKYGNLLIKNYSNHNEYSYLEYDENKNYEMNKKEKLLTENNQYDMHIKDNIYYNDDNDGDGTQTKKGSSFLSNNNINKNKYKKEENKTHIIGYMDHVNKENSVKELKKRNTFYNNSDQLYTFEVKNNDIIKNEKRQSNYYVEEQIISGNRKIENEDKHLKKHYDENDIRKKKRKKEKEEKQQKSKSKNTYLNNLSRSYIYLIKRINLFSENNNEVDIMYEKINKAFIDLYNIFIFYIFIHNLFPCCICSIRLNFSFISFDILEVMLTGHLIKVKNNNAINLELQNMNKSVQENLLKHFFKHLENYYIEKSELFNYTNMFSNNIDKIILKKKNKSDISQFGYITKRRTSMMKSQRSIWTFLFTKIFHSPLFNFTSKIKNIFSKKNKKTQKRKDLENEKEKEKAKYKQKKNHNNNNNNNNNNIIIPMNKNIDSKEIEKQNKKKNKLQLLLKKTDKKNMNPSQINNNINDSIFLFDQLKNYIILENRKVFFENYMENEFSSIIITPLNVLPHVIIKKYFGVISLHIVKENINLKKFDFFYQSLISDILFIAKSHIKNIGANLISSFKITNLFLREEKSHGYALISICGDVAKF